A genomic window from Arthrobacter globiformis includes:
- a CDS encoding class E sortase gives MVVQEKVTATAKPATGVVILRKAVQVFGELLITAGIVLLLFVAWQLWWTNVESDAKQSAAVKDFARDLGGPVTPGPTPTATGGGAVAGPKDYGGPVVGEAPGHGGTIGIMYIPRFGENYTRPIVEGTSGDVLDTLGLGHYGNTSMPGAVGNFAVAGHRQTHGAVLDNIHTLVPGDKIYVQTRDGYYVYVFRNNRIVLPTEADVLLPVPNQPGVRPTERLLTMTSCNPRFGSEERIIAYSVLDHWQPASAGPPDEIAAQVARARGEG, from the coding sequence GTGGTAGTGCAGGAGAAGGTGACGGCCACCGCCAAGCCGGCGACCGGCGTCGTAATCCTGCGCAAAGCCGTCCAGGTGTTCGGCGAGCTGCTCATCACCGCCGGCATAGTGCTGCTCCTGTTTGTCGCGTGGCAGCTCTGGTGGACCAACGTGGAATCCGATGCGAAGCAAAGCGCCGCGGTCAAGGACTTTGCCCGGGATCTGGGCGGACCCGTGACCCCCGGGCCCACGCCCACTGCGACAGGCGGCGGGGCCGTTGCCGGCCCTAAGGATTATGGAGGGCCCGTTGTTGGAGAGGCTCCCGGGCACGGCGGCACCATCGGGATCATGTACATCCCCCGGTTCGGTGAAAACTACACCCGGCCCATCGTCGAAGGCACCAGCGGGGATGTCCTGGACACCTTGGGACTCGGCCACTACGGCAACACCTCCATGCCCGGGGCCGTGGGCAACTTCGCCGTGGCGGGCCACCGGCAGACGCACGGCGCCGTGCTGGACAATATCCACACGCTGGTCCCCGGGGACAAGATCTACGTCCAGACGCGGGACGGCTACTACGTCTACGTCTTCCGCAACAACCGCATCGTTCTGCCGACCGAAGCCGATGTCCTCCTGCCGGTGCCCAACCAGCCCGGAGTGCGTCCCACCGAAAGACTTCTCACCATGACCAGCTGCAATCCCCGCTTCGGCTCCGAGGAACGGATTATCGCGTACTCGGTGCTGGACCACTGGCAGCCGGCCTCGGCGGGGCCACCCGATGAGATCGCGGCCCAGGTGGCACGCGCACGAGGGGAAGGCTAG
- a CDS encoding DNA-3-methyladenine glycosylase I, with the protein MTAEGIIIGEDGLARPLWASSDPLLREYYDTEWGLPVRDEQGLYERISLEAFQAGLSWATILRKRPAFRAAFHNFHPETVAAFTEADVERLLQDPGIVRNRLKIRAAITNATATIALRDEGGLVDFVWKFQPTSTPAPTTYADVPTTSPESIALSKALRKKGFAFVGPTTMFALMEAIGMVDTHLVDSHRRGTSGVWS; encoded by the coding sequence ATGACCGCAGAAGGCATCATCATCGGCGAGGATGGCCTGGCCCGTCCGCTGTGGGCTTCCTCGGATCCCCTTCTGCGCGAGTATTACGACACTGAGTGGGGCCTGCCCGTCAGGGACGAGCAGGGCCTTTACGAACGGATCAGCCTCGAGGCGTTCCAGGCGGGGCTGTCGTGGGCAACGATCCTGCGCAAACGCCCCGCCTTCCGTGCGGCCTTCCACAACTTCCACCCCGAAACCGTGGCCGCGTTTACCGAGGCCGACGTCGAGCGACTCCTTCAGGACCCCGGCATCGTGCGCAACCGCCTCAAGATCCGGGCCGCAATCACCAATGCCACCGCCACCATCGCGCTACGGGACGAGGGCGGGCTCGTTGACTTTGTCTGGAAGTTCCAGCCAACCTCCACACCTGCCCCCACCACTTACGCGGACGTGCCCACGACGTCCCCCGAGTCCATCGCTCTTTCCAAGGCGCTGCGGAAGAAGGGCTTCGCCTTCGTGGGGCCGACCACCATGTTCGCCCTGATGGAAGCCATCGGCATGGTGGACACACATCTTGTGGACAGCCACCGCCGGGGAACCTCGGGCGTCTGGTCCTGA
- a CDS encoding carboxymuconolactone decarboxylase family protein has translation MSTHSHIFLDKHHPAAWRALNGLGLKAKEAMIEAGLDEKLIELLNVRISQINGCAYCLDMHVADAVKAGESTQRLAVLPAWRDTAVFEDHERAALALSESVTVLPEARTRDLEDAYAREHLTDEQYSAVSWLAIAMNAFNRVSITSQHPVRPEQG, from the coding sequence GTGAGTACCCACAGCCACATCTTCCTCGACAAGCACCACCCAGCAGCCTGGCGGGCGCTGAATGGGCTGGGGCTAAAGGCCAAGGAAGCGATGATTGAGGCCGGCCTGGACGAGAAGCTCATCGAACTGCTCAACGTCCGGATATCGCAGATCAACGGCTGCGCCTACTGCCTCGACATGCACGTCGCGGATGCAGTCAAGGCTGGTGAATCCACACAGCGGCTGGCGGTCCTGCCAGCCTGGCGGGACACTGCGGTGTTCGAGGACCACGAGCGGGCCGCGCTGGCCCTGTCCGAGAGCGTCACGGTTCTCCCAGAGGCCCGTACGCGCGATCTGGAAGACGCCTACGCGCGGGAGCACCTCACGGACGAGCAGTACTCAGCGGTGAGCTGGCTGGCCATCGCGATGAACGCGTTCAACCGCGTTTCCATCACCAGCCAGCATCCCGTCCGGCCTGAACAGGGCTGA
- a CDS encoding aminodeoxychorismate/anthranilate synthase component II: protein MSTAKILVVDNYDSFVYTLVGYLQELGAETTVVRNDDVTLAEAIEMAETRDGILISPGPGSPSEAGVCIELIRWCGEKTKPMFGVCLGHQALAEAYGGTVTHAPELMHGKTSLVQHDGTSVFAGLPSPVTATRYHSLAAVRDTIPEILEVTAETASGVIMGLQHRTAPLCGVQFHPESVLTEGGYQMLGNWLESLGMKGAAERAAKLSPLIQH from the coding sequence ATGAGCACAGCAAAGATTCTCGTCGTGGACAACTACGACAGCTTCGTCTACACCCTGGTGGGCTACCTCCAGGAGTTGGGCGCCGAGACAACAGTGGTCCGCAACGATGATGTGACCCTCGCCGAAGCGATCGAAATGGCGGAAACGCGCGACGGCATACTCATCTCGCCCGGCCCGGGCTCGCCGTCCGAAGCGGGGGTCTGCATTGAGCTGATCCGCTGGTGCGGCGAGAAGACGAAGCCGATGTTCGGCGTCTGCCTTGGGCACCAGGCCCTGGCTGAGGCGTACGGCGGAACGGTGACCCACGCCCCGGAGCTCATGCACGGCAAGACCTCCCTGGTCCAGCATGACGGGACCAGCGTTTTTGCCGGCCTGCCCTCCCCCGTGACGGCCACGCGCTACCACTCCCTGGCCGCTGTCCGCGACACGATTCCGGAAATCCTCGAGGTGACGGCGGAAACCGCCAGCGGCGTCATCATGGGGCTGCAGCACCGCACCGCGCCGCTGTGCGGCGTGCAGTTCCACCCCGAGTCCGTGCTGACCGAAGGCGGCTACCAGATGCTGGGCAACTGGCTTGAGTCGCTGGGCATGAAGGGTGCGGCCGAACGGGCAGCCAAGCTCAGCCCCCTGATCCAGCACTAG
- a CDS encoding cell division protein CrgA → MPESKPRKKPARPAEPVSTQAYKPNPVWFKPVMFGLMIIGLLWIITFYISEGQLPVQAWESWNILAGFGIAIVGFLMTTRWRS, encoded by the coding sequence GTGCCCGAGTCAAAGCCACGTAAGAAGCCTGCCCGCCCGGCCGAGCCCGTTTCCACCCAGGCCTACAAGCCGAACCCCGTCTGGTTCAAGCCCGTCATGTTCGGCCTGATGATCATCGGCCTGCTCTGGATCATTACGTTCTACATCAGCGAGGGCCAGCTGCCTGTTCAGGCGTGGGAGTCCTGGAACATCCTGGCCGGGTTTGGCATTGCGATCGTCGGCTTCCTGATGACCACGCGCTGGCGCTCCTGA
- a CDS encoding peptidylprolyl isomerase — protein sequence MTASATAKATIHTSLGDIVVNLFGNHAPKTVKNFIGLATGEQAWTHPETGEDKTGTPLYNGTIFHRIIKDFMIQAGDPLGRGTGGPGYRFDDEIHPELSFSAPYKLAMANAGIQMGKGTNGSQFFITTIPTDWLQGKHSIFGEVADEESKKVVDAIEGVRTGMGDRPVEDVTINSIDIEQL from the coding sequence ATGACTGCCTCAGCAACTGCAAAAGCAACCATCCACACCAGCCTCGGCGACATCGTTGTGAACCTCTTCGGCAACCACGCGCCCAAGACTGTTAAGAACTTCATCGGACTGGCCACGGGCGAACAGGCCTGGACCCACCCGGAGACCGGCGAGGACAAGACCGGCACGCCGCTGTACAACGGCACCATCTTCCACCGCATCATCAAAGACTTCATGATCCAGGCCGGCGACCCGCTGGGACGCGGCACCGGCGGACCGGGCTACCGCTTCGACGACGAGATCCACCCCGAACTGAGCTTCAGCGCTCCGTACAAGCTGGCCATGGCCAACGCCGGCATCCAGATGGGGAAGGGAACCAACGGTTCACAGTTCTTCATCACCACCATCCCCACCGACTGGCTGCAGGGCAAGCACAGCATCTTCGGCGAGGTTGCCGACGAGGAGTCCAAGAAGGTTGTGGACGCCATTGAAGGTGTCCGCACCGGCATGGGCGACCGCCCGGTTGAAGATGTGACCATCAACAGCATCGATATCGAGCAGCTCTAG
- a CDS encoding protein kinase domain-containing protein codes for MRPTSGITLGGRFQLTTRIAIGGMGEVWKAKDQILGRIVAIKVLKEEYTGDPGFLQRFRAEARHTALLNHVGIANVFDYGEEEGSAYLVMELVPGQPLSSIIEHEQVLSPDRTLSIMAQTARALSVAHAQGLVHRDIKPGNLLIMPDGRVKVTDFGIARLADQVPLTQTGQVMGTAQYLAPEQATGQTATGASDIYSLGVIGYECLTGHRPFSGESQIAIALAQVNDAPPPLPESLPKPVRALLMSMLAKDPKNRPANAIKLSEAAEAIRNGDISAAHAAVPGMLLYEGGTGAMTAPVNIATAPTGVIGSETSSTTATSALPVLGAAAAGAAAGGAAAAAAGDPDAAPTRAGSTLSRADALAAERTWDQEPDQYDDEPEDEPERRKRSPWTWPLIALILLVLFAVAGILLSQAGFLFPGQGPAATTSSTPSRSVSTSSTPTPTPTSATPTPTPTPTPTTAEAINLIPDAYLGKQYSEVRAELIALGLQVDGKEVFDPATPGTVTDLNPTGPVQAGRTITVTYSKGPKQIRVPDISTGSSEAEVQSAIEKAGLRWQKGADEAGEPGQDAGTFVRSEPESGQEVAAGSVVTYHLSQALIPTPSVTPSATPTPSGSPTGP; via the coding sequence GTGAGGCCTACATCGGGAATCACCCTCGGCGGCAGATTCCAGTTGACCACGCGTATTGCGATCGGCGGCATGGGTGAAGTCTGGAAGGCCAAGGACCAAATCCTGGGCCGGATCGTGGCCATCAAGGTACTCAAAGAGGAGTACACGGGCGACCCCGGCTTCCTCCAGCGGTTCCGCGCCGAAGCCCGCCACACCGCCCTCCTCAACCACGTCGGCATCGCCAACGTCTTCGACTACGGCGAGGAGGAAGGTTCCGCCTACCTGGTGATGGAGCTGGTCCCCGGCCAGCCGCTGAGCAGCATTATCGAGCACGAGCAGGTTCTCTCACCGGACCGCACGCTGTCCATCATGGCCCAAACGGCGCGGGCCCTGTCCGTGGCCCACGCACAGGGACTGGTGCACCGTGACATCAAGCCCGGAAACCTGCTGATCATGCCTGACGGGCGGGTCAAGGTCACCGACTTCGGCATCGCGCGCCTGGCGGACCAGGTGCCGCTGACCCAGACCGGCCAGGTCATGGGCACCGCCCAGTACCTCGCCCCCGAACAGGCCACCGGCCAGACCGCCACCGGTGCCTCGGACATCTACTCGCTCGGCGTGATCGGCTACGAGTGCCTCACCGGGCACCGTCCGTTCTCCGGCGAATCCCAGATCGCCATCGCCCTGGCCCAGGTCAACGACGCGCCGCCGCCCCTGCCGGAGTCGCTGCCCAAGCCGGTCCGTGCGCTCCTGATGTCCATGCTGGCCAAGGATCCGAAGAACCGCCCGGCCAACGCCATCAAGCTGTCCGAGGCCGCGGAGGCGATCCGCAACGGTGACATCTCCGCAGCCCACGCCGCCGTCCCGGGCATGCTCCTGTACGAAGGCGGCACCGGCGCCATGACGGCCCCGGTGAATATCGCCACGGCACCAACCGGCGTGATCGGTTCGGAGACGAGCTCGACGACGGCAACCTCCGCCTTGCCTGTGCTGGGCGCAGCGGCTGCGGGTGCTGCTGCCGGCGGGGCGGCAGCAGCCGCCGCCGGAGACCCGGATGCCGCCCCCACGCGGGCGGGGAGCACGCTGTCGCGTGCCGATGCCCTGGCGGCCGAGCGCACTTGGGACCAGGAACCGGATCAGTACGACGACGAACCCGAGGATGAGCCCGAGCGGCGGAAACGCAGCCCGTGGACGTGGCCGCTGATCGCCCTGATCCTGCTGGTGCTGTTCGCCGTCGCCGGTATCCTCCTGAGCCAGGCGGGCTTCCTGTTCCCGGGCCAGGGCCCTGCCGCGACCACGTCAAGCACACCGAGCCGCAGCGTGAGCACCAGTTCCACGCCCACGCCGACCCCGACCTCTGCGACGCCGACCCCGACCCCCACACCGACTCCTACCACGGCCGAGGCCATCAACCTGATTCCGGACGCATACCTCGGCAAGCAGTACAGCGAGGTCCGCGCCGAGCTGATCGCGCTTGGCCTCCAGGTGGACGGCAAGGAAGTGTTCGACCCTGCCACTCCCGGCACGGTTACGGACCTGAACCCGACAGGCCCGGTGCAGGCGGGTCGCACCATCACGGTCACCTATTCCAAGGGACCGAAACAGATCAGAGTCCCGGACATCAGCACGGGCAGCAGCGAGGCCGAAGTCCAGTCAGCAATCGAGAAGGCCGGTCTGCGCTGGCAAAAGGGCGCCGACGAGGCCGGCGAACCCGGTCAGGACGCCGGAACGTTTGTCCGCTCCGAGCCCGAAAGCGGCCAAGAGGTCGCCGCCGGGTCGGTCGTGACCTATCACCTGTCCCAGGCGCTGATTCCCACGCCATCGGTCACGCCGTCAGCCACGCCAACGCCAAGCGGCTCGCCGACCGGACCATAA
- the pknB gene encoding Stk1 family PASTA domain-containing Ser/Thr kinase, translating into MTTPRTPSHREDNIPVTSQRVLSGRYELGEVIGRGGMADVHRGLDTRLGRTVAIKLLRPDLARDPQLQARFKREAQAVAALNHPSIVAIYDTGEHAVPGDAHDQVRVPYIVMEFVAGKTLRDLIRASDITIDQAVEYTLGVLSALEYSHKAGIVHRDIKPANVMYCENSDMVKVMDFGIARAVADSSATMTQTQAVVGTAQYLSPEQARGEAVDARSDLYSAGCLLYETLTGRPPFVGESPVSVAYQHVREKPEPPSSFNPDISEALDSVLEKALQKNRADRFQDAAAFRRALRAAKNGIAVPALSPSEAPTDPNDIPEPHRMPPTEAFSMTGASFLDDAPAGRLRRTWGTDDDESVLPAEAAAVYVTAEHDELPLGLPRERERSGLQKSRRRAWITTFVIFTLLVLAGGGLWFYNFLNQPPAEPARVAIPSVEKLSESEALQTLYDAKLRPQIKRVQHDSIAKGTAIGTAPPAGSSLEPNSEVVLNISSGPSAVKIPETLPGRTEAAARDILRQAGLVGAPSTTMANSATVPAGLVITTKPAPGQQVAVGSTVEILVSTGKVSMPELRGMTRAEAEAALKELGLVAVIHEVENSQVQPGKVTGQSDPLNSLVEQGKTITVTVATAPAPPPAPTPTPTPTPSPTKGK; encoded by the coding sequence GTGACCACGCCACGAACTCCGTCCCACCGGGAAGACAACATCCCGGTGACAAGTCAGCGCGTCCTCAGCGGACGCTACGAACTTGGCGAAGTCATCGGCCGCGGGGGCATGGCCGACGTCCACCGTGGCCTGGATACCCGCCTGGGCCGGACGGTCGCGATCAAGCTGCTCCGCCCCGACCTGGCCCGGGACCCCCAGTTGCAGGCCAGGTTCAAGCGCGAGGCCCAGGCTGTCGCAGCCCTGAACCATCCGTCGATCGTAGCCATCTACGACACGGGCGAGCACGCAGTACCGGGCGACGCGCACGACCAGGTCCGTGTTCCCTACATCGTCATGGAGTTCGTGGCCGGCAAGACCCTCCGGGACCTGATCAGGGCCAGTGACATCACCATCGACCAGGCGGTGGAGTACACGTTGGGTGTCCTGTCTGCACTGGAATACAGCCACAAGGCCGGAATCGTGCACCGGGACATCAAGCCGGCGAACGTGATGTACTGCGAGAACTCGGACATGGTCAAGGTCATGGACTTCGGCATTGCCCGCGCGGTTGCCGATTCCTCCGCGACGATGACCCAGACGCAGGCCGTGGTGGGCACCGCCCAGTACCTCTCGCCGGAGCAGGCTCGCGGCGAGGCCGTGGATGCCCGCAGCGACCTGTACTCGGCAGGCTGCCTGCTGTACGAAACGCTGACCGGCCGCCCGCCATTCGTGGGTGAAAGCCCCGTATCTGTGGCGTACCAGCATGTCCGCGAGAAGCCCGAACCGCCCAGCAGTTTCAATCCGGACATCTCCGAGGCGCTGGACAGCGTGCTGGAAAAGGCGCTGCAGAAGAACCGTGCCGACCGTTTCCAGGACGCCGCGGCTTTCCGCCGTGCGCTGCGGGCGGCGAAGAACGGGATCGCTGTTCCGGCGTTGTCGCCCAGCGAAGCGCCGACGGACCCGAATGACATTCCTGAGCCGCACCGCATGCCACCCACGGAAGCGTTTTCCATGACCGGGGCCAGCTTCCTCGACGACGCTCCCGCTGGCCGCCTACGCCGCACGTGGGGCACTGACGATGATGAATCCGTGCTGCCGGCCGAAGCCGCTGCGGTCTACGTGACGGCCGAGCACGATGAACTTCCGCTGGGGCTTCCCCGCGAACGGGAGCGGTCTGGCTTACAGAAGTCCCGCCGTCGGGCCTGGATCACGACCTTTGTGATCTTTACCCTCCTGGTGCTGGCCGGCGGCGGCCTGTGGTTCTACAACTTCCTCAACCAGCCGCCGGCCGAACCGGCGCGCGTCGCCATTCCCTCGGTGGAGAAGCTTTCCGAATCCGAGGCGCTGCAGACGCTCTACGACGCCAAGCTGCGGCCACAGATCAAGCGGGTGCAGCACGACTCGATCGCCAAGGGCACCGCCATTGGCACCGCGCCGCCCGCGGGATCCTCGCTGGAACCGAACTCGGAAGTGGTCCTGAACATCTCGTCGGGCCCCAGTGCCGTCAAGATCCCGGAGACGCTGCCGGGACGGACGGAGGCGGCAGCCCGCGACATCCTGCGGCAGGCGGGCCTGGTGGGCGCGCCGTCCACCACCATGGCCAACAGCGCCACTGTTCCGGCGGGCCTGGTGATCACCACCAAGCCGGCGCCCGGCCAGCAGGTGGCGGTGGGCAGCACCGTCGAGATCCTGGTGTCCACGGGCAAGGTGTCCATGCCGGAGCTTCGTGGCATGACCCGTGCCGAGGCCGAGGCTGCGCTCAAGGAACTCGGCCTGGTTGCCGTCATCCACGAGGTCGAGAACTCCCAGGTCCAGCCCGGAAAGGTGACCGGCCAGAGCGATCCGCTGAACTCGCTGGTGGAACAGGGCAAGACCATCACCGTGACGGTGGCCACGGCCCCGGCCCCTCCTCCGGCGCCCACACCCACCCCGACGCCGACGCCGAGCCCCACCAAGGGCAAATAG